Proteins encoded within one genomic window of Amycolatopsis nigrescens CSC17Ta-90:
- a CDS encoding helix-turn-helix transcriptional regulator — translation MSQRVAAPPELILDEPTRQLCDAIARGGLASVRLAVVAPGEYGKTALLDHLAAAHAGEGPPVLRFGQPGSERIDEPAVVLVDDAHALGDAALGELIRLAGDDRFGLVVTARPRPRPALLGELLGRLRGQIVLRRFDQAQIEEYLAAAGRLPVGTAEFVRAQTGGVPGLVHRVVSALGDRLEPPAAALAGLGQELDRVEPDTLRFLLAAEAGAAMDVELVGALLERRPDDLGEVIDAARATGLFGPDGTLLPLGGAALRSLVPAERRAALRGRLAELRLAGGGPVLDLVRPWLDLGLGGASAGRAFEAAAKEALPTDPALAARLFDAAVSAGIPVTALGARWAEAAALSGDLDTALRVADQVIATAEAPDRAGAARVAATALAHRGQLARSAELHQWSGGARSRAFAAIGLVGTGRLDEAALVLDKSTVDTEREPPTLLSGALSAAARGVLESVTGEPTSALSTLVSSAEMLEPVGRCTLLPDSPAALAALVALHGGELAVAEPLLERAVQSRTGTGSLVARHRLLLAWIAMVRGETALAGARLAAAGPELEPREWLFSVALEVGLARRTSDLPALRRIWGQACEAVIRHRVDLFSILAFGEFAVAAARLGDRDRLAPHLAQAGELLHALGDPPLWATPLHWSGLHAAIIAEQTAEAGRHAATLAANAAAGGYYAVMSAAAGCWLKVLAGEVDPGEVESAARGLHGAGLCWDGARLAGQAAIRTSDRKAMMALLDCARLLQGSPAPERAKVDDAPGAVPLSERERQVARLVLDGLTYKQVGARLFISAKTVEHHMARMRQRLGATGRSELLSRLRALLGA, via the coding sequence TTGAGCCAGCGCGTAGCCGCTCCACCGGAACTGATCCTGGACGAACCGACGAGGCAGCTGTGCGACGCCATCGCACGTGGTGGCCTCGCCTCGGTACGCCTCGCGGTGGTGGCACCCGGTGAATACGGCAAGACCGCACTCCTCGACCACCTCGCCGCTGCCCATGCCGGCGAGGGGCCGCCGGTGCTCCGGTTCGGCCAGCCCGGTTCGGAGCGGATCGACGAGCCCGCCGTGGTGCTGGTGGACGACGCGCACGCGCTCGGCGACGCCGCGCTGGGCGAGCTGATCCGGCTGGCCGGCGACGACCGGTTCGGGCTGGTGGTCACCGCCCGGCCGCGGCCTCGGCCCGCCCTGCTCGGCGAGTTGCTCGGCCGGCTTCGGGGGCAGATCGTGCTGCGCCGGTTCGACCAGGCGCAGATCGAGGAGTACCTGGCCGCGGCCGGGCGACTGCCCGTCGGGACCGCCGAGTTCGTGCGCGCGCAGACCGGCGGGGTACCTGGCCTCGTGCACCGGGTGGTGAGTGCGCTGGGGGACCGGCTGGAGCCGCCCGCTGCCGCGCTCGCCGGCCTCGGCCAGGAGCTGGACCGGGTCGAGCCGGACACCCTCCGCTTCCTGCTCGCCGCCGAGGCCGGTGCCGCGATGGACGTGGAGCTGGTGGGGGCACTGCTCGAACGACGGCCGGACGACCTGGGCGAGGTGATCGACGCGGCGCGTGCGACCGGGCTGTTCGGGCCGGACGGCACCCTGCTGCCACTCGGTGGTGCGGCGCTCCGCTCGTTGGTACCGGCCGAGCGACGGGCCGCGTTGCGCGGCCGGCTGGCCGAGCTCCGGCTCGCGGGCGGTGGCCCGGTGCTGGACCTGGTCCGGCCGTGGCTGGACCTCGGGCTCGGCGGGGCGAGTGCCGGCCGGGCGTTCGAGGCGGCCGCGAAGGAGGCGCTGCCGACGGATCCGGCGCTGGCCGCGCGGCTGTTCGACGCGGCGGTGTCGGCTGGGATTCCGGTGACCGCGCTCGGCGCGCGCTGGGCCGAGGCCGCCGCCCTCTCCGGTGACCTCGACACCGCGCTGCGGGTGGCCGACCAGGTGATCGCCACGGCCGAGGCGCCCGACCGCGCCGGTGCCGCCAGGGTCGCGGCCACCGCGCTGGCTCATCGCGGCCAGCTGGCCCGCAGCGCGGAGCTGCACCAGTGGTCCGGAGGCGCGCGTTCGCGGGCATTCGCGGCGATCGGCCTGGTCGGCACCGGGCGGCTCGACGAGGCGGCCCTGGTGCTGGACAAATCCACTGTGGACACCGAGCGCGAACCACCGACCCTGCTTTCCGGTGCCCTCTCCGCCGCCGCGCGCGGGGTATTGGAATCGGTCACCGGCGAACCGACCAGCGCACTGTCCACTTTGGTCAGCTCGGCCGAGATGCTGGAACCGGTCGGCCGGTGCACCCTGCTGCCGGACAGTCCCGCGGCGCTGGCCGCGCTGGTCGCCCTGCACGGCGGCGAACTCGCGGTCGCGGAGCCGCTGCTGGAACGCGCGGTCCAGAGCCGGACCGGTACTGGGTCACTGGTCGCCAGGCACCGGCTGCTGCTGGCCTGGATCGCCATGGTCCGGGGTGAGACGGCGCTGGCCGGTGCGCGGCTGGCCGCGGCGGGGCCGGAGCTGGAGCCGAGGGAGTGGCTGTTCTCGGTGGCGCTGGAGGTGGGACTTGCCCGCCGCACCAGCGACCTGCCCGCGCTGCGCCGGATCTGGGGGCAGGCCTGCGAGGCGGTGATCCGGCACCGGGTCGATCTGTTCAGCATCCTCGCGTTCGGCGAGTTCGCGGTCGCCGCGGCCAGGCTCGGTGACCGCGACCGGCTCGCTCCGCATCTGGCGCAGGCAGGGGAACTGCTGCACGCGCTGGGCGACCCGCCGCTGTGGGCCACCCCGCTGCACTGGAGCGGCCTGCACGCGGCGATCATCGCCGAGCAGACCGCGGAGGCCGGGCGGCATGCGGCCACGCTGGCGGCCAACGCCGCCGCCGGTGGCTACTACGCGGTGATGTCGGCCGCCGCGGGCTGCTGGCTGAAGGTGCTCGCCGGCGAGGTGGACCCTGGCGAGGTGGAGTCCGCCGCGCGCGGCCTGCACGGTGCCGGGCTGTGCTGGGACGGCGCCCGGCTGGCCGGGCAGGCGGCGATCCGCACCTCGGACCGCAAGGCGATGATGGCCCTGCTGGACTGTGCCCGGCTGCTGCAGGGATCTCCCGCGCCCGAGCGCGCGAAGGTGGACGATGCGCCCGGCGCGGTCCCGCTCAGCGAGCGCGAGCGCCAGGTCGCGCGGCTGGTGCTGGACGGCCTGACCTACAAGCAGGTCGGTGCGCGGCTGTTCATCTCGGCGAAGACCGTGGAGCACCACATGGCCAGGATGCGCCAGCGGCTCGGCGCCACCGGCCGGAGCGAACTGCTTTCCCGGCTGCGGGCCCTGCTCGGTGCGTGA